One Dictyostelium discoideum AX4 chromosome 3 chromosome, whole genome shotgun sequence genomic region harbors:
- the elp4 gene encoding RNA polymerase II elongator complex subunit, giving the protein MTTPRVPTTFTRKVAGGVKTTTTGSSLPTNNTSTTTTTTTTAAKKLPNGCKISIKNSNLLTSTGLTDLDDIIGGGIPIGSILMIEEDINSSYYMFLLKYFLAEGVLQQQGVFFSSLIGIDPFEILNKLPARITKEEEIEADKNDTTNNINTNINTNNNNKQPTDELKIAWRYQQYVSNELSKQQQQQSASTIMNQTFCHSYDFTRKMNVQSMNPELIHTLSHDAQSQAEGTSPYRNLFLEIQNLVYKYNKEAAMNPDQTRVLRLCIQSFSSPLWSNDEEGVIEFLHALKGLLRSSVATCVISVPTYIYSGAFVKKIAHLCDTVVSINSFSGLGGETPEQFAEYLGLFNIRKIARLNTLSLSFHPDMLTFVFKMKRRKMCIETIHLPPESSRAGDSKPDNNDSNKNKSDQNNIVSKMKSGSGLLCGGGGGGSSNNNPLDF; this is encoded by the coding sequence atgacAACACCAAGAGTACCAACAACATTTACAAGAAAAGTAGCAGGTGGAGTtaaaactacaacaacaggatcatcattaccaacaaataatacatcaacaacaacaacaacaacaacaacagcagcaaagaaattaccaaatggatgtaaaatttcaattaaaaattcaaatttattaacatCAACAGGTTTAACAGATTTAGATGAtattattggtggtggtatacCAATTGGTAGTATATTAATGATTGAAGAAGATATAAATAGTAGTTATTatatgtttttattaaagTATTTCCTTGCAGAAGGTGTACTTCAACAACAGGGTGTATTCttttcatctttaattggtattgatccatttgaaattttaaataaattacctGCAAGAATtacaaaagaagaagaaattgaagctgataaaaatgatactacaaataatataaatacaaatataaatacaaataacaataataaacaaccaacagatgaattaaaaattgcaTGGAGATATCAACAATATGTTTCAAATGAGTtatcaaaacaacaacaacagcaatcaGCATCAACAATAATGAATCAAACATTTTGTCATAGTTATGATTTTACAAGAAAGATGAATGTTCAATCAATGAATCCTGAATTGATTCATACATTATCACATGATGCACAATCACAGGCAGAAGGCACATCACCATatagaaatttatttttagagaTTCAAAATTTAGTTTACAAATATAATAAAGAGGCAGCAATGAACCCTGACCAAACTAGAGTATTACGTTTATGCATTCAATCATTCTCTTCACCACTTTGGTCCAACGATGAAGAGGGAGTCATAGAGTTTTTACATGCATTAAAGGGTTTGTTACGTTCATCAGTTGCAACTTGCGTTATATCAGTTCCAACCTATATCTATAGTGGTGCCTTTGTTAAAAAGATCGCTCATTTATGCGATACCGTGGTCTCAATTAACTCTTTTAGTGGTTTAGGTGGTGAAACACCTGAACAATTCGCAGAGTATCTTGGTCTTTTCAATATCCGTAAGATTGCCCGTTTAAAtactttatcattatcatttcaTCCCGATATGTTAACTTTTGTAttcaaaatgaaaagaaGAAAGATGTGTATCGAAACAATTCATTTACCACCCGAATCTTCACGTGCTGGTGATTCAAAACCTGATAATAATGactcaaataaaaataaatccgatcaaaataatattgtttcAAAAATGAAATCTGGAAGTGGTTTATTAtgtggtggaggtggtggtggttctAGTAATAACAATCCTTTAGatttttaa